In one window of Senegalia massiliensis DNA:
- a CDS encoding MATE family efflux transporter, giving the protein MKSLWKEFIKYAVPSVIGMMVSALYIVVDGIFVGRGVGASALASINIALPVTTLMIAITMMITMGGAAVTSIKFGQNKYDEGNNIFLESLFLIVVITGILSVVGVFFPEGLAKMLGASNELAKGTAEYLRYYLMFGLGFSGSLALSAFVRNDGNPKLAMIALIVGAITNIVLDYMFIFIFNYGIVGAAIASGLGQLSSVFLLLSHFFRNQGKLKLYIPQLKKSELIRILKAGTPEFIVQVSPAVSVFVFNQVIMRRIGEVGIASFSIIGYISVVLIALFIGISQGIQPLLSYNYGKENYKKVNKVFKMGVKTNFTASLIIYLIILVLGEKIISIFNSDKTLIKLTFDAMVIYAFSFIIASINIVNINYYQSTEKPKIANIISASRGLVFTVVFVIILPLIIEDIGIWTSIILAEICTLLFSLYLINIKKIAINKN; this is encoded by the coding sequence TATGCTGTACCATCTGTAATAGGTATGATGGTTTCTGCACTTTATATAGTTGTTGATGGAATATTTGTAGGTAGAGGAGTAGGAGCAAGTGCTTTAGCTTCAATAAATATAGCTTTACCTGTTACAACACTTATGATAGCTATTACAATGATGATAACTATGGGTGGTGCAGCAGTAACATCTATAAAATTTGGTCAGAATAAGTATGATGAAGGTAATAATATATTTTTAGAAAGCTTATTTTTAATAGTAGTTATAACAGGTATATTATCAGTAGTTGGAGTATTTTTTCCTGAGGGGTTAGCTAAAATGTTAGGTGCTAGTAATGAGTTAGCAAAAGGTACAGCTGAATATCTTCGTTATTATTTGATGTTCGGTCTTGGGTTTTCAGGTAGTTTAGCTCTAAGTGCATTTGTTAGAAATGATGGAAATCCAAAACTAGCTATGATTGCTTTAATTGTAGGTGCAATAACTAATATAGTTTTAGATTATATGTTTATATTTATTTTTAATTATGGAATAGTTGGGGCGGCAATAGCCTCAGGATTAGGGCAATTATCTAGTGTATTCTTACTACTAAGTCATTTTTTTAGAAATCAGGGAAAACTTAAACTATATATACCTCAGCTTAAAAAATCTGAACTCATTAGAATTCTTAAGGCAGGAACACCAGAGTTTATAGTTCAGGTATCACCAGCAGTTAGTGTATTCGTTTTTAACCAAGTTATAATGAGAAGAATTGGAGAGGTTGGTATTGCAAGCTTTAGTATAATTGGATATATAAGTGTGGTGCTTATAGCATTATTTATTGGTATTTCTCAAGGCATACAACCATTATTAAGCTATAATTATGGAAAAGAAAATTATAAAAAAGTAAACAAAGTATTCAAAATGGGAGTAAAAACTAACTTTACTGCTTCATTAATAATATATTTAATAATATTAGTTTTAGGAGAAAAAATAATTAGTATTTTTAATAGTGATAAAACACTTATAAAATTAACTTTTGATGCTATGGTTATTTATGCCTTTTCATTTATTATTGCCTCAATAAATATAGTTAATATAAATTATTATCAATCAACAGAAAAGCCTAAAATAGCAAATATTATATCTGCAAGTAGAGGGCTAGTGTTTACAGTAGTTTTTGTAATAATTCTTCCTCTAATTATAGAAGATATAGGCATTTGGACTTCTATTATTTTAGCGGAGATATGTACTTTGCTATTTTCTTTATATTTGATAAATATAAAGAAAATAGCAATAAATAAAAATTAA
- a CDS encoding MerR family transcriptional regulator, which translates to MKDKISIGEFASLRNITTETLRYYDRIGLLKPIKVDHKTGYRYYSILQYEQLGTIKELRQLEMSIDEIKKYFNNRNIDQSVNILRDKHNELIKRIKELQQLEKSINEKIKHLEDISQVSNFEEIVIKEIKEREIITSDKSIKDEFDLSYAFLELENTLKEIAPIIASNRFGTIIKQTDIALNKCIESFVVFLFIKDRENIDEKHIRKIPKGTYASMYYKGSMWDKEIYFKKMTEYIEKKGYRVCGDILQIVQIDISVTDQSEEELFEIQIPIKEY; encoded by the coding sequence GTGAAAGATAAAATATCAATTGGTGAATTTGCAAGCTTAAGAAATATTACAACTGAAACATTAAGATACTATGATAGAATAGGACTACTTAAGCCTATTAAAGTAGACCATAAAACTGGATATAGATACTATTCTATTTTACAGTATGAACAATTAGGAACCATTAAAGAACTTCGCCAACTAGAGATGAGTATTGATGAAATTAAGAAGTACTTTAATAATAGAAATATAGATCAATCTGTTAATATACTAAGAGATAAACATAATGAGCTTATAAAAAGAATAAAGGAATTACAACAGTTAGAAAAAAGTATTAATGAAAAAATAAAACACTTAGAAGATATTTCTCAGGTATCAAATTTTGAAGAAATAGTTATTAAAGAAATCAAAGAAAGAGAAATAATTACTTCTGATAAATCTATAAAAGATGAATTTGATTTAAGTTATGCATTCCTTGAATTAGAGAATACATTAAAAGAAATAGCACCTATAATTGCAAGTAATCGATTTGGAACAATTATAAAACAAACGGACATAGCGTTGAATAAGTGTATAGAATCATTTGTTGTATTTCTTTTTATCAAAGATCGAGAGAATATTGATGAAAAGCATATAAGAAAGATTCCTAAAGGGACTTACGCCTCTATGTATTATAAAGGAAGTATGTGGGATAAGGAAATTTATTTTAAGAAAATGACTGAATATATTGAGAAAAAGGGATATAGAGTATGTGGTGATATCCTTCAAATAGTTCAAATTGACATTAGTGTTACAGATCAAAGTGAAGAAGAATTATTTGAAATACAAATACCTATAAAAGAATATTGA